A DNA window from Corynebacterium ciconiae DSM 44920 contains the following coding sequences:
- a CDS encoding Nramp family divalent metal transporter encodes MSSSDTAQTTATPPTDGPDPSAKWRVIGPGLVAAATGVGAGDLVATMIAGQKFGYTLLWAAVVGAIMKIVLVEGVGRYSLSTGHTIYTGWRRIGRWTSWYFAPYIVVWGFVYGAAAMSSTALPLAALFPGTDLKWWAIGTGILGFILTWVGRYEFFEKIIAVLVGLMFLTVVGIATLSLQHLPEILGGLVPRIPEGSGLYVLSLAGGVGGTITLAAYGYWCREKGWRTPGWMKVMRIDNTVAYVVTGIFVVAMLILGADLLYSANVAVESGDKALLGLSDVLSDRYNPTIGKIFLIGFWAASFSSVLGVWNGVSLMFADYIGHLRKLPENHPSTTTGGKYYKLYTLWLTFPPMLLLFLGRPVALVLLYGVLGAFFMPFLGFTLLILLNTDATPKWWRNGWFANTMMGIISVAFVAICINQIMGYF; translated from the coding sequence ATGTCTAGCTCTGACACGGCACAGACCACCGCTACGCCACCCACGGATGGCCCTGATCCCAGCGCGAAGTGGCGCGTGATTGGTCCCGGCCTGGTAGCCGCTGCCACCGGCGTGGGCGCCGGCGATCTTGTGGCTACCATGATCGCCGGACAGAAGTTCGGCTACACCCTGCTTTGGGCGGCCGTGGTGGGCGCGATCATGAAGATTGTGCTCGTCGAGGGGGTGGGGCGCTATTCCCTTTCTACTGGGCACACGATTTACACCGGCTGGCGCCGAATTGGCCGCTGGACCAGCTGGTATTTCGCCCCCTACATCGTGGTGTGGGGCTTTGTCTATGGCGCGGCGGCCATGAGTTCCACGGCGCTTCCTTTGGCCGCGCTCTTTCCAGGCACGGACTTAAAATGGTGGGCCATCGGTACCGGCATTCTTGGCTTCATCCTCACCTGGGTGGGCCGCTACGAGTTTTTCGAAAAGATCATCGCCGTGCTGGTGGGTTTGATGTTTCTCACCGTCGTTGGCATCGCCACACTGTCCTTGCAGCACCTGCCCGAAATCTTGGGCGGCCTTGTGCCTCGCATTCCGGAGGGCTCTGGGCTGTATGTGCTATCCCTCGCTGGTGGTGTGGGCGGCACCATCACGTTGGCGGCTTATGGCTATTGGTGCCGTGAGAAGGGCTGGCGCACTCCTGGCTGGATGAAGGTGATGCGTATCGATAACACGGTGGCATATGTGGTCACCGGTATCTTCGTGGTGGCCATGCTGATCCTCGGCGCTGACCTGCTTTACTCCGCGAATGTCGCGGTGGAAAGCGGCGATAAGGCGCTGCTGGGGTTGTCGGATGTGTTGTCGGATCGCTATAACCCCACCATCGGCAAGATCTTCCTCATCGGTTTCTGGGCGGCGAGCTTCTCCTCGGTGCTGGGCGTGTGGAATGGTGTGTCGCTGATGTTCGCCGACTACATCGGCCATCTGCGTAAGCTGCCGGAAAACCACCCCTCCACCACGACGGGTGGTAAGTACTACAAGCTCTACACCCTGTGGCTGACCTTCCCGCCGATGCTGCTGCTGTTCCTTGGGCGCCCGGTGGCGTTGGTCCTGCTCTATGGCGTGCTGGGCGCGTTCTTCATGCCTTTCCTGGGCTTCACCCTGCTCATTCTGCTCAATACTGATGCCACCCCGAAGTGGTGGCGTAACGGCTGGTTCGCCAACACCATGATGGGCATCATCTCTGTGGCTTTCGTGGCGATCTGTATCAACCAGATCATGGGCTACTTCTAA
- the leuA gene encoding 2-isopropylmalate synthase codes for MTMNDTFISAPTEITTPNGPRPEGQPAWNKQRNSTMPSNRYQPYHVEVEDFSLPDRTWPDKKMTVAPQWCAVDLRDGNQALIDPMSPERKRRMFDLLVRMGYKEIEVGFPSASQTDFNFVREIIEENKIPDDVTIQVLVQAREHLIRRTFEACEGAKNVIVHFYNSTSILQRDVVFRKDKEQIKKLATDAAELIQTIAKDYPDTNWRWEYSPESYTGTEVAYAKDVIDAVTDVMQPTPENPMIINLPSTVEMITPNVYADSIEWMDRNLRRRDSIILSLHPHNDRGTGVATAELGYMAGADRIEGCLFGNGERTGNVCLVTLGLNLLTQGVDPQIDFSDIAHIRRTVEYCNQLRVPERHPYGGDLVFTAFSGSHQDAVNKGLDAMAAKHQPGATHTDVAWEELRDITWEVPYLPIDPKDVGRNYEAVIRVNSQSGKGGVAYIMKTDHGINMPRPMQVEFSSVVQAVTDSEGGEVNSKSMWDIFSREYLDRVSPVEQISLRVDNAQADGELSQVTAKLEINGEEKTVSGHGNGPVSAYANALEQLGIDVEVLDYSQHARTAGDDAEAAAFVYADVNGQQVWGVGVAGSITYASLKAVTSAINRALS; via the coding sequence ATGACTATGAACGACACGTTCATCTCCGCCCCCACCGAAATCACCACCCCGAACGGCCCGCGCCCCGAAGGCCAGCCCGCGTGGAATAAGCAGCGCAACTCGACCATGCCGAGCAACCGCTACCAGCCCTACCACGTGGAAGTCGAAGACTTCTCCCTGCCGGATCGCACCTGGCCAGACAAGAAGATGACCGTGGCCCCGCAGTGGTGCGCCGTGGATCTGCGCGACGGCAACCAGGCCCTGATCGACCCCATGAGCCCGGAGCGCAAGCGCCGCATGTTCGACCTGTTGGTACGCATGGGCTACAAGGAGATCGAGGTGGGCTTCCCCTCGGCCTCGCAGACTGATTTCAACTTCGTGCGCGAGATCATCGAAGAGAACAAGATCCCCGATGATGTGACCATCCAGGTGCTGGTTCAGGCCCGCGAACACCTGATCCGCCGCACCTTTGAGGCCTGCGAGGGCGCGAAGAACGTGATCGTGCACTTCTACAACTCCACCTCGATCCTGCAGCGCGACGTGGTGTTCCGGAAGGATAAGGAGCAGATCAAGAAGCTGGCCACTGACGCCGCGGAGCTGATCCAAACCATCGCCAAGGACTATCCGGACACCAACTGGCGCTGGGAATACTCCCCCGAGTCCTACACCGGCACTGAGGTGGCCTATGCCAAGGACGTCATCGACGCCGTCACCGACGTCATGCAGCCCACCCCTGAAAACCCCATGATCATCAACCTGCCCTCCACGGTGGAGATGATCACCCCGAACGTCTACGCCGACTCCATTGAGTGGATGGACCGCAATTTACGTCGCCGCGACTCCATCATCCTGTCGCTGCACCCCCACAACGACCGCGGCACCGGCGTGGCCACGGCAGAACTGGGCTATATGGCCGGCGCCGACCGCATCGAGGGCTGCCTGTTCGGCAACGGTGAACGCACCGGCAACGTCTGCCTGGTCACCCTGGGGCTGAACCTGCTGACCCAAGGCGTGGACCCGCAGATCGACTTCTCCGATATCGCCCACATCCGCCGCACCGTGGAATACTGCAACCAGCTGCGCGTACCGGAGCGTCACCCCTACGGCGGCGACCTGGTGTTCACCGCCTTCTCTGGTTCACACCAGGATGCCGTGAACAAGGGCCTCGATGCGATGGCCGCCAAGCACCAGCCCGGCGCGACCCATACCGATGTGGCATGGGAGGAGCTGCGCGACATCACGTGGGAGGTGCCCTACCTGCCGATCGACCCGAAGGATGTGGGCCGCAACTATGAGGCTGTGATCCGTGTGAACTCGCAGTCCGGCAAGGGTGGCGTCGCCTACATCATGAAGACCGACCACGGTATCAACATGCCCCGGCCGATGCAGGTGGAGTTCTCCTCCGTGGTGCAGGCCGTGACCGATTCCGAGGGCGGCGAGGTGAACTCGAAGTCCATGTGGGACATCTTCTCCCGCGAGTACCTGGACCGGGTCAGCCCCGTGGAGCAGATCTCACTGCGAGTGGATAACGCCCAAGCCGATGGGGAGTTGTCGCAGGTGACCGCGAAGCTGGAGATCAACGGCGAGGAAAAGACCGTCTCCGGTCACGGCAATGGCCCCGTGTCTGCCTACGCCAACGCCCTGGAGCAGCTCGGCATCGACGTGGAAGTACTGGACTACTCCCAGCACGCCCGTACTGCCGGCGATGACGCCGAGGCCGCCGCCTTCGTCTACGCCGATGTCAATGGCCAGCAGGTGTGGGGTGTCGGCGTGGCCGGCTCCATCACTTACGCCTCGCTGAAGGCCGTAACCTCGGCCATCAATCGAGCACTGAGCTAG